One Burkholderia sp. PAMC 26561 genomic window carries:
- the zigA gene encoding zinc metallochaperone GTPase ZigA: protein MTKLMGKLPVTVLSGFLGAGKTTLLNHILNNRESRRVAVIVNDMSEVNIDAALIREGGAQLARTDEKLVEMSNGCICCTLREDLLLEVNRLAKEGRFDYLVIESTGVSEPLPVAETFTFADEEGQSFANVARLDTMVTVVDAFNFLKDYGSADSLQSRGESMGEEDSRTVVDLLVEQVEFCDVIVLNKIDLVSDEDRTRLMTILRGLNPRAKIEMAEFGKLSLDKVLDTRLFDFDEASKAPGWLTALRGEHRSEADEYGITNFVYRARRPFHPERFWDFIESEWPGVVRSKGFFWLASRPAYVGSWSQAGGVCRHGAMGLWWAAVPKSYWPQDPESLQSIEEDWDPQVGDARQELVLIGIDMDEAALRARLYACLLTDVEMSQGPEAWHRFKDPFPAWQHEAELAH from the coding sequence ATGACGAAATTGATGGGAAAGCTTCCCGTAACTGTTTTGTCGGGTTTTCTTGGCGCTGGCAAAACCACGCTTCTGAACCACATCCTCAACAACCGCGAAAGTCGGCGGGTCGCGGTGATCGTCAATGACATGAGCGAAGTCAACATCGATGCCGCGCTGATTCGTGAAGGCGGCGCGCAGCTTGCCCGAACCGATGAAAAGCTCGTGGAGATGAGCAACGGCTGCATTTGCTGCACGTTGCGCGAGGACCTCTTGCTTGAAGTGAACCGGCTCGCAAAGGAGGGGCGCTTTGACTATCTTGTGATCGAATCAACCGGCGTGTCGGAGCCATTGCCGGTCGCGGAAACGTTCACATTCGCCGATGAAGAAGGACAGAGCTTCGCCAATGTCGCGCGGCTCGACACCATGGTCACCGTGGTGGACGCGTTCAATTTCTTGAAGGACTACGGATCAGCCGACAGCTTGCAGTCGCGTGGCGAATCGATGGGCGAAGAAGATTCGCGCACAGTCGTGGACTTGTTGGTCGAGCAGGTCGAGTTCTGCGATGTCATCGTACTGAACAAGATCGACCTCGTCAGCGATGAAGATCGCACCCGGCTCATGACGATCCTTCGCGGCCTGAACCCGCGTGCGAAGATCGAGATGGCCGAGTTTGGCAAGCTGAGTCTGGACAAGGTGCTCGACACCCGGCTATTCGATTTTGATGAGGCTTCCAAAGCGCCGGGCTGGCTCACGGCGTTACGCGGCGAACATCGATCCGAAGCCGACGAATATGGCATCACGAACTTTGTGTATCGGGCGCGCCGGCCGTTTCATCCTGAGCGGTTCTGGGATTTCATCGAAAGCGAATGGCCGGGCGTGGTGCGGTCCAAAGGGTTCTTCTGGCTTGCGAGCAGGCCTGCCTATGTCGGTTCGTGGTCGCAAGCCGGCGGTGTATGCCGTCACGGCGCGATGGGGTTGTGGTGGGCCGCGGTGCCGAAATCTTACTGGCCGCAAGACCCCGAGTCGCTGCAATCAATCGAGGAGGACTGGGACCCGCAGGTCGGCGATGCACGGCAAGAGCTGGTGCTGATTGGCATCGATATGGATGAAGCGGCGTTGCGTGCTCGGCTGTACGCGTGTCTTCTCACCGATGTGGAAATGTCGCAGGGACCTGAAGCCTGGCACAGGTTCAAGGATCCGTTTCCAGCGTGGCAACACGAAGCAGAGCTTGCGCACTAA
- a CDS encoding DUF1223 domain-containing protein, with product MRPSSASALFAICISLCAASANAASGNTCSASSPAHRAALVELYTSEGCNSCPPADNWLGALDHARRTDTIVPLALHVDYWDNRAWKDRFAQAAFTTRQQQLTSAGSGHVVYTPEIFVGGKELRDWSSDASFESRIKQLNSETPLADIHIDGHPSAPGHIAFNASFTARKNLPDDVVAYAAVYENQLVSAVNGGENNGATLHHDRVVRQWIGPIRLTEGRAQLSGDYASDAMRFGVVAFVERGTNGEVLQVAELASCGG from the coding sequence ATGCGCCCTTCGTCTGCTTCCGCCCTCTTTGCTATTTGCATCTCACTCTGCGCCGCGAGCGCCAACGCTGCATCGGGTAATACGTGCAGTGCGTCGAGTCCCGCTCACCGCGCGGCGCTCGTAGAACTCTACACAAGCGAAGGCTGCAATAGTTGCCCGCCCGCCGACAACTGGCTTGGCGCACTCGATCACGCACGCCGGACCGATACCATCGTGCCGCTCGCCCTGCACGTGGACTACTGGGATAACCGGGCGTGGAAAGACCGGTTTGCACAAGCGGCATTCACCACGCGCCAACAGCAACTGACATCGGCTGGCAGTGGACATGTCGTGTACACGCCGGAGATTTTCGTCGGCGGAAAAGAGTTGCGCGACTGGTCGAGCGACGCGAGTTTCGAATCGCGTATAAAACAGTTGAACAGCGAAACGCCGCTCGCCGATATCCACATCGACGGCCATCCGTCAGCGCCCGGCCATATTGCGTTCAACGCATCGTTCACAGCGCGCAAGAACCTCCCGGACGATGTTGTCGCCTACGCAGCCGTGTATGAAAACCAGCTCGTCAGCGCAGTCAACGGCGGAGAAAACAACGGCGCGACACTGCATCACGACCGCGTGGTGCGCCAATGGATCGGACCCATTCGATTGACCGAAGGACGCGCGCAACTATCCGGCGATTACGCGTCGGATGCCATGCGCTTCGGCGTCGTTGCATTCGTTGAACGTGGAACGAACGGCGAGGTGCTGCAAGTGGCCGAGCTCGCTTCGTGCGGCGGGTGA
- a CDS encoding DUF1109 domain-containing protein yields MKTSEFVSMLATGIAPTHPRVIARRFATALFLGLSGAACLMVALYGVRGDMPQMLTTPLFWLKVAFPLVVAGASLFIATRLSRPGADTAFGWIALAIPLVLIWMAALIVIIAAPPALRLQLVLGSTWQVCTINIAILSAPTFVAVFWAMKGLAPTRPVLAGAAAGLLSGAQAVLVYTLYCVEMTVPFWGVWYVLGMMAPTIVGGILGPRVLRW; encoded by the coding sequence ATGAAGACCAGCGAGTTTGTATCGATGCTTGCCACTGGCATCGCCCCGACCCACCCTCGTGTGATCGCGCGACGTTTCGCAACGGCACTGTTTTTAGGCCTGAGCGGCGCTGCCTGCTTGATGGTTGCCCTCTACGGCGTGCGCGGCGACATGCCGCAAATGCTGACCACGCCTCTATTCTGGCTGAAAGTTGCGTTTCCTCTTGTGGTCGCTGGTGCGTCGCTTTTCATCGCGACCCGACTTTCACGCCCCGGTGCGGATACGGCGTTCGGATGGATCGCGCTTGCCATTCCACTCGTGCTTATCTGGATGGCGGCGTTGATCGTGATCATTGCCGCACCGCCGGCGCTTCGGCTTCAACTCGTGCTTGGCAGCACGTGGCAAGTCTGCACGATCAACATCGCGATCTTGTCAGCGCCGACTTTTGTTGCTGTGTTCTGGGCCATGAAAGGGCTTGCGCCAACCCGGCCGGTTTTGGCGGGCGCTGCGGCAGGTCTGCTCAGCGGCGCTCAGGCCGTCCTTGTCTACACACTTTATTGCGTGGAGATGACCGTGCCGTTCTGGGGCGTGTGGTACGTGCTTGGGATGATGGCGCCAACGATTGTCGGCGGGATTCTGGGACCGCGTGTGTTGCGCTGGTAG